From a single Arachis hypogaea cultivar Tifrunner chromosome 3, arahy.Tifrunner.gnm2.J5K5, whole genome shotgun sequence genomic region:
- the LOC112735650 gene encoding pentatricopeptide repeat-containing protein At1g50270-like — protein MGFTCDPYINNTLFKMYADCGALGFARKVFDEMPVRDVVSWSSMISACVSRGFPCHAMAAFFQMGMENVKPNSVTLVSLLSACTKMLNVGAGASIHSHIVRNQVELDVGLGTALFEMYAKCGQIDKALQVFDSMHEKNLQPCTIMISALANHGRQKDAISLFSRMEDMGLQPDSLSFSAILSACGHMGLVSEGKMYFDRMVRMYSIKPTVEHYGCMVDLLGRAGLIEEAHDMIKNMPMEPNAVILRSFLGACRNLGWVPSLDGKLLSKLESELGANYVLTASIFSTCSSWKDANDLRLAMKHRGLKKTPGCSWVEVQN, from the coding sequence ATGGGTTTCACCTGTGATCCATATATCAACAACACCCTTTTCAAGATGTATGCTGACTGCGGCGCACTGGGGTTCGCCCGGAAGGTGTTCGATGAAATGCCCGTTAGAGATGTTGTGTCTTGGAGCTCTATGATTTCTGCGTGTGTTTCTCGGGGATTTCCTTGCCATGCAATGGCTGCGTTTTTCCAGATGGGGATGGAGAATGTGAAGCCTAACTCCGTTACTTTGGTGAGCTTGCTTTCTGCTTGCACCAAAATGCTCAACGTTGGTGCTGGAGCATCAATTCATTCTCACATTGTGAGGAATCAAGTGGAATTGGATGTTGGTTTGGGCACTGCTTTGTTTGAGATGTACGCAAAGTGTGGGCAGATTGACAAAGCCCTCCAGGTCTTCGATTCAATGCATGAGAAGAACCTCCAGCCTTGCACAATCATGATATCTGCTCTTGCAAATCATGGCCGCCAAAAGGATGCTATTTCGCTGTTCTCCCGGATGGAAGATATGGGGTTGCAGCCAGATAGTTTGTCTTTTTCTGCAATTCTTTCTGCTTGCGGCCACATGGGACTTGTTTCTGAGGGTAAAATGTATTTTGATAGGATGGTGAGAATGTATAGCATAAAGCCAACTGTTGAGCATTATGGATGCATGGTTGACTTGCTGGGAAGAGCTGGCTTGATTGAGGAAGCTCATGATATGATCAAGAACATGCCAATGGAGCCGAATGCTGTCATATTAAGGAGTTTTCTAGGTGCTTGCAGGAATCTTGGGTGGGTTCCTAGTTTGGATGGAAAGCTTTTGTCTAAATTGGAGTCTGAATTGGGAGCAAACTATGTGCTTACTGCCAGTATTTTTTCCACCTGTTCTTCCTGGAAGGATGCCAATGACTTGAGGTTAGCCATGAAACACAGAGGGTTGAAGAAGACTCCTGGTTGTAGTTGGGTGGAGGTGCAAAATTGA
- the LOC112734768 gene encoding uncharacterized protein: MGSSTSLALVLFLVFAGEIMTTSEGIRRSNTQNNKGQRMVAPMEEDELLALFEVMSGLLEDPEWAQAHPQPCTDTPWPGLQCEVSTTDPPIFHVTKIHVGPDILSPPCKKSAYLSQSLLKLNYLKTLSLFNCFVASSQVITLPNTLFGTFSSLEHLALENNPSLSGEIPTSLGDVGSLRVLSLSQNSLQGNIPSLGGLVCLEQLDLSYNNLNGSIPMEIGKLKKMTILDLSWNSIEGAIPHSIGQLQLLQKMDLHSNMLVGNIPHDLGNLKRLVLLDLSHNFIEGPIPETLSGMEVLEYLIIDNNPIKERVPLFIGKLNKLKSLSLSGCELNGPLPNFFFSLKNLTAISLGNNRLSGPVPKVLGLLPNLDQLNISYNNLSGVLELPEYFITKLGKRLDVRGNNELCTSDDDDQPNRKKNLSSYLGIPSCLTMVPRTSNSFAGGPVENPSGIKPSWYNNIISSCPSLLQGDLRVILFTLVLNLVWLPVLSASFI; this comes from the coding sequence ATGGGTTCTTCTACGTCTCTAGCTCTTGTTTTGTTCCTTGTGTTTGCTGGTGAAATAATGACGACATCAGAGGGAATTCGAAGAAGCAACACACAAAACAACAAGGGACAGCGCATGGTAGcaccaatggaagaagatgaattatTGGCATTGTTTGAAGTGATGAGTGGTCTTCTGGAAGATCCTGAATGGGCCCAGGCACATCCACAGCCATGCACAGATACCCCATGGCCTGGTCTTCAGTGTGAAGTATCCACCACTGACCCACCAATCTTTCATGTCACAAAGATTCACGTTGGTCCTGATATACTTTCACCACCTTGCAAAAAATCCGCTTACCTATCACAATCCTTGCTTAAACTCAATTATCTCAAAACCCTTTCACTCTTCAACTGTTTTGTTGCTTCTTCACAAGTCATCACTCTACCAAACACACTCTTTGGCACTTTCTCTTCATTGGAACACCTTGCTTTGGAAAACAATCCATCTCTTTCTGGTGAGATACCTACGAGTTTGGGAGATGTTGGTTCTCTTAGGGTCCTGAGTTTGTCACAGAACAGCTTACAAGGTAACATCCCAAGCCTTGGTGGTTTGGTTTGTCTTGAACAACTTGACCTTAGTTACAACAACTTGAATGGTTCAATCCCCATGGAAATTGGAAAACTGAAGAAGATGACCATTCTGGACCTGAGTTGGAATTCAATTGAAGGGGCTATTCCTCATTCTATAGGACAACTTCAACTCCTTCAGAAGATGGATTTGCACTCTAACATGCTTGTTGGGAACATTCCTCATGATTTGGGAAATCTCAAGAGGTTAGTGTTGCTTGATCTGAGTCATAATTTCATTGAAGGGCCTATTCCTGAAACTTTGTCAGGTATGGAGGTTTTGGAGTATTTAATCATTGATAACAACCCCATTAAAGAAAGGGTACCACTGTTCATAGGGAAGCTTAATAAGCTCAAATCATTGAGCTTGTCAGGGTGTGAATTGAATGGTCCTTTACCAAACTTCTTTTTTTCATTGAAGAATCTTACAGCTATTTCCTTAGGTAACAACAGACTCAGTGGGCCAGTTCCTAAAGTTTTGGGGTTACTCCCAAACTTAGATCAATTGAATATAAGCTACAATAATCTAAGTGGGGTTCTAGAACTTCCTGAATACTTCATCACAAAGCTTGGTAAAAGGTTGGATGTGAGAGGAAACAATGAGCTATGCAcaagtgatgatgatgatcaacCAAATAGGAAGAAAAACTTGTCTTCATACTTGGGAATCCCCTCTTGTTTGACCATGGTGCCTAGGACTTCAAATTCTTTTGCTGGTGGACCGGTTGAAAACCCTTCAGGGATAAAGCCATCTTGGTATAACAACATCATAAGTTCCTGTCCATCATTGTTACAGGGGGATCTACGTGTCATCCTATTTACTTTGGTTTTGAATTTGGTTTGGTTACCTGTTCTCTCAGCTTCTTTTATTTAG